One Mycobacterium sp. SMC-4 DNA window includes the following coding sequences:
- a CDS encoding glycosyltransferase 87 family protein — protein MSTLRSPGGAGWGPKLAWRLFQLMTTAALMWAGWRLLGRIPYRIDIDVYRMGGQAWLDGRPLYADGAIFHTRGGIDLPFTYPPLAAVFFAPFAMLSLEAASVAITVTTLVLLLVSTAIVLTRLDVWPTTTATGEPAWARRIWLSAALVAPAVLFLEPIRANFDFGQINVVLMTLVIADCIPRRTPWPRGMLLGIAIALKLTPAVFLLFFLLRRDTRALLVTAISAVVATLTGFAFAWSDSWEYWTETVRNTDRIGTATLNTNQNIAGVLARLGLDEGPRFALWTLACFAVLALTVWAARRALCAGQPTLALICVAMFGLVVSPVSWSHHWVWSLPAVIVTAVLAVRLRHAALGVVSAVGLALMIWSPITLLPAHQETTATLWRQLAGASYLWWALAVVAVTASVRVGAARDTDETHRDARVSAAS, from the coding sequence ATGAGTACGTTGCGGTCGCCCGGCGGGGCGGGGTGGGGGCCGAAGCTCGCCTGGCGGTTGTTCCAGCTGATGACCACGGCAGCGCTGATGTGGGCGGGTTGGCGACTGCTGGGACGCATCCCCTACCGGATCGACATCGACGTCTACCGCATGGGCGGCCAGGCGTGGCTCGACGGCCGGCCGCTGTACGCCGACGGGGCGATCTTCCACACCCGGGGCGGCATCGATCTGCCGTTCACGTATCCGCCGCTGGCTGCGGTGTTCTTCGCACCGTTCGCCATGCTGTCGCTGGAAGCTGCCAGCGTCGCGATCACGGTGACGACACTGGTCTTGTTGCTGGTCTCGACGGCGATCGTGCTGACCCGGCTCGACGTCTGGCCGACCACCACGGCCACCGGTGAGCCCGCGTGGGCGCGACGAATCTGGCTCTCCGCGGCTCTCGTGGCGCCGGCGGTGCTGTTCCTCGAACCCATCCGGGCCAACTTCGACTTCGGCCAGATCAACGTGGTGCTGATGACGTTGGTGATCGCCGACTGCATCCCGCGCCGCACCCCGTGGCCGCGCGGCATGCTGCTGGGTATCGCGATCGCGCTGAAGCTCACCCCGGCGGTGTTCCTGCTGTTCTTCCTGCTGCGCCGGGATACCCGGGCACTGCTGGTCACCGCGATCTCGGCGGTGGTCGCGACGCTGACCGGGTTCGCGTTCGCGTGGAGTGATTCCTGGGAGTACTGGACCGAGACGGTCCGCAACACCGACCGCATCGGTACGGCCACGCTCAACACCAACCAGAACATCGCCGGCGTGCTCGCCCGCCTGGGCCTGGACGAAGGCCCGCGTTTCGCGCTGTGGACATTGGCCTGCTTCGCCGTGCTGGCGCTGACCGTGTGGGCGGCCCGGCGAGCTCTGTGTGCCGGACAGCCGACGCTGGCGCTGATCTGCGTGGCGATGTTCGGTCTGGTCGTCTCACCGGTGTCGTGGTCGCATCACTGGGTCTGGTCACTGCCCGCGGTGATCGTCACCGCGGTGCTCGCCGTGCGACTGCGCCACGCCGCACTCGGGGTGGTCTCGGCCGTCGGGTTGGCGTTGATGATCTGGTCGCCGATCACGCTGCTACCCGCCCACCAGGAGACCACGGCGACGCTGTGGCGTCAGTTGGCCGGCGCGTCCTATCTGTGGTGGGCGCTGGCGGTGGTCGCCGTCACCGCCAGCGTGCGGGTCGGCGCCGCGCGCGACACCGACGAAACTCACCGTGACGCGCGCGTGTCAGCGGCGAGCTGA
- a CDS encoding polyketide cyclase / dehydrase and lipid transport, with amino-acid sequence MNSIQIADETFVAADPAAVGAAVADQARWRRWWPDLRLTVVEDRGELGQRWKVSGALTGTMEVWLEPVLDGVVLHYFVHAEPSGAAAWQLAKMNLAKMNHRRRVAGKDMAFEVKRTLEAGRPVGVSRLA; translated from the coding sequence ATGAACAGCATCCAGATCGCCGACGAGACCTTCGTCGCGGCTGACCCGGCGGCTGTGGGCGCGGCCGTGGCTGACCAGGCCCGCTGGCGTCGCTGGTGGCCCGACCTGCGGTTGACGGTGGTCGAGGATCGCGGTGAGCTGGGACAGCGCTGGAAGGTCTCCGGCGCGCTGACCGGAACCATGGAGGTGTGGCTGGAGCCGGTGCTCGACGGCGTGGTGTTGCATTACTTCGTGCACGCCGAGCCGTCCGGGGCGGCTGCCTGGCAGCTGGCCAAGATGAATCTGGCGAAGATGAATCACCGTCGTCGGGTCGCGGGTAAGGACATGGCCTTCGAGGTCAAGCGCACGCTGGAGGCCGGGCGCCCAGTCGGGGTTTCTCGGTTGGCCTGA
- a CDS encoding polyadenylate-specific 3'-exoribonuclease AS, translating to MRYFYDTEFIDNGRTIELISIGVAAEDGREYYAISTEFDPERAGRWVRKHVLPKLPSPASSLWRSRRQIRSELEDFFGVDGDEPIELWAWVGAYDHVVLCQLWGPMTDLPPAIPRFTRELRQFWEDRGSPRMPPRPRDAHDALVDAKHNLLRYQLITGRRDPQLRF from the coding sequence TTGCGCTACTTCTACGACACGGAGTTCATCGACAACGGCCGCACCATCGAGTTGATCTCGATCGGTGTCGCAGCCGAGGATGGCCGCGAATACTACGCGATCTCAACCGAATTCGACCCGGAGCGGGCAGGCCGGTGGGTGCGTAAGCACGTCCTGCCCAAGCTACCGTCGCCGGCGTCGTCGCTGTGGCGCTCGCGGCGTCAGATCCGCTCTGAACTCGAGGATTTCTTTGGTGTCGACGGCGACGAACCGATAGAGCTGTGGGCGTGGGTGGGCGCCTACGACCACGTGGTGTTGTGCCAGTTATGGGGCCCGATGACCGATCTGCCGCCGGCGATCCCGCGGTTCACCCGTGAGTTGCGCCAGTTCTGGGAGGACCGCGGCTCACCGCGGATGCCGCCGCGCCCGCGCGACGCCCATGATGCGCTCGTCGACGCCAAACACAACCTGCTGCGGTATCAGCTGATCACCGGCCGGCGCGACCCCCAACTGCGGTTTTGA
- a CDS encoding 1-acyl-sn-glycerol-3-phosphate acyltransferase, whose translation MWYWLFKYVLLGPLLALIARPKIEGLEHIPPGGAAILASNHLAVMDSFYLPLMVRRRITFLAKSEYFTGTGVKGRFLAWFYTAVGQVPIDRTNADSAQAALITAQRILDQGKLLGMYPEGTRSPDGKLYKGKTGLARLALETQVPVIPVAMIGTDVVNPPGKGLRVGRVTIRIGAPMDFSRFEGLAGNRFIERAVIDEVMYELMGLSGQEYVDLYAADVKEGKAPAATKPPTRLPESAAG comes from the coding sequence ATGTGGTACTGGCTGTTCAAGTACGTTCTTCTGGGTCCTCTGCTGGCTCTGATAGCCCGACCGAAAATCGAAGGGCTGGAGCATATTCCACCCGGCGGCGCGGCTATCTTGGCGAGTAATCACCTGGCGGTGATGGACAGCTTCTACCTGCCGTTGATGGTGCGGCGCCGGATCACGTTCCTGGCCAAATCGGAGTACTTCACCGGAACCGGGGTCAAGGGGCGGTTCCTGGCATGGTTCTACACCGCGGTCGGTCAGGTGCCGATCGATCGCACCAACGCCGACAGTGCGCAGGCCGCGTTGATCACCGCCCAGCGGATCCTCGACCAGGGCAAGCTGCTCGGGATGTATCCGGAGGGCACCCGTTCGCCCGACGGCAAGCTCTACAAGGGCAAGACAGGACTGGCCCGGCTGGCGCTGGAGACCCAGGTTCCGGTGATTCCGGTCGCGATGATCGGAACCGACGTCGTCAATCCTCCCGGTAAGGGGCTGCGGGTGGGCCGGGTGACGATCAGGATCGGTGCGCCGATGGACTTCAGCCGGTTCGAGGGGCTGGCCGGCAACCGCTTCATCGAGCGCGCCGTGATCGACGAGGTGATGTACGAGTTGATGGGTTTGTCCGGTCAGGAGTACGTCGACCTCTACGCCGCCGATGTCAAAGAGGGAAAAGCTCCGGCGGCGACCAAGCCGCCGACTCGGCTTCCTGAATCAGCAGCTGGTTGA
- a CDS encoding SRPBCC family protein, whose amino-acid sequence MADKTAQTIYIDAEPSTVMDVIADIGSYPDWVAEYKEAEVLEADDDGYPKVARLVLDAAVLKDTMVLSYRWPVDRQSVTWSLVSSTLLKSLEGAYRLAPKGSGTDVTYELSVDLMIPMIGLLKRKAERRLTDTALKDLKKRVEAD is encoded by the coding sequence GTGGCGGACAAGACGGCGCAGACGATCTACATCGATGCCGAACCCTCGACGGTGATGGATGTCATCGCCGATATCGGTTCCTACCCGGACTGGGTGGCCGAATACAAGGAAGCCGAGGTGCTGGAGGCTGACGACGACGGCTACCCCAAGGTGGCCCGTCTGGTCCTGGACGCCGCAGTGCTCAAGGACACGATGGTGTTGTCCTACCGATGGCCGGTCGACCGCCAGTCGGTGACCTGGTCGCTGGTGTCGAGCACACTGCTGAAGTCACTGGAGGGTGCATACCGGTTGGCGCCGAAGGGTTCTGGCACCGACGTCACCTACGAGCTGTCAGTCGACCTGATGATCCCGATGATCGGGTTGCTCAAACGCAAGGCCGAACGCCGGCTGACCGACACCGCCCTGAAGGATCTGAAGAAACGAGTCGAGGCTGACTGA
- a CDS encoding ArsA family ATPase, whose translation MTEREESAPAERGGARISLFVGKGGVGKSTLATATAVRAAGAGMRVLLVSTDQAHSIGDVLGVPVTPTGERAPTRVLADLDTVETGGGVLDALALDTLALLERQWRDNARLLSDRFPDSDVGDLAPEELSALPGVQEVLGLDAVGELADCGQWDLVVVDCASTADAMRMLTLPATFALYIERAWPRHRRLSSADDPRTAAVVDLLERVATGTERLSTLLTDGSRVNAHLVLTAERVVAAEAVRTLGSLALMGVSVAEMIVNQILVQDESFEYRNLPAHPAFDWYAERIADQAAVLDDLDRVIGDVQLVMVPHLAGEPIGAKALGELLDAARRRDGSPPPGPLRPVVDREFGSGLDAVYRLRVQLPQVDSSALTLGRVDDDLIIGVGGMRRRVRLASVLRRCIVIDAALRGSELTVRFRPNPEVWPA comes from the coding sequence CTGACTGAGCGCGAGGAATCCGCCCCAGCGGAGCGCGGGGGAGCTCGGATCAGCCTGTTCGTCGGCAAGGGCGGGGTAGGAAAGTCGACACTGGCAACCGCTACGGCGGTGCGCGCCGCCGGCGCCGGCATGCGGGTGCTGCTGGTCTCCACCGACCAGGCGCACTCGATCGGCGATGTGTTGGGTGTGCCGGTGACTCCGACCGGGGAGCGCGCGCCCACACGGGTGCTCGCCGATCTGGACACCGTCGAGACCGGCGGGGGCGTGCTCGATGCCCTGGCCTTGGACACTTTGGCGCTGCTGGAGCGTCAATGGCGCGACAACGCCCGGCTACTGTCGGACCGATTTCCCGATTCCGACGTGGGTGACCTTGCGCCTGAGGAACTTTCAGCGCTGCCGGGTGTGCAGGAGGTGCTCGGCCTGGATGCGGTGGGTGAGCTGGCCGATTGCGGTCAGTGGGATCTGGTCGTCGTCGACTGTGCCTCGACCGCCGACGCGATGCGCATGCTCACCCTGCCCGCGACATTCGCGCTCTACATCGAGCGCGCGTGGCCGCGCCACCGGCGGTTGTCGAGTGCCGATGACCCCCGCACCGCGGCTGTCGTGGATTTGCTGGAACGTGTCGCTACGGGTACCGAGCGGCTCAGTACATTGCTGACCGACGGATCACGGGTCAACGCGCACCTGGTGTTGACAGCCGAACGGGTGGTGGCCGCCGAAGCGGTCCGAACCCTGGGTTCGTTGGCGCTGATGGGTGTTTCGGTGGCCGAGATGATCGTCAATCAGATTCTGGTGCAAGACGAATCGTTCGAGTACCGGAATCTGCCGGCGCACCCGGCCTTCGACTGGTACGCCGAACGCATCGCCGACCAAGCGGCAGTTCTCGACGACCTCGACCGGGTGATCGGCGACGTGCAGCTGGTCATGGTTCCGCATCTGGCCGGGGAGCCGATCGGCGCCAAAGCGCTGGGGGAGCTGCTCGACGCCGCGCGGCGCCGTGACGGCTCGCCTCCGCCTGGCCCGTTGCGGCCCGTCGTCGACCGGGAGTTTGGTAGCGGGCTGGACGCGGTGTACCGACTGAGGGTGCAATTGCCTCAGGTTGATTCATCGGCCCTCACCTTGGGTAGGGTCGACGATGACCTGATCATCGGCGTCGGCGGGATGCGGCGCCGAGTCCGACTGGCATCGGTGCTGCGGCGCTGCATTGTCATTGACGCGGCTCTTCGCGGCAGCGAACTGACTGTGCGATTTCGACCCAATCCGGAGGTGTGGCCGGCGTGA
- a CDS encoding long-chain fatty acid--CoA ligase yields MREYSVPASFTVEEHDNVASAVYAHERENPDHVIFQRLVDGTWQDVTCRQAAQQIRAVAQGLIAQGVEPGDRVAILSATRYEWPIIDFAILSVGAVTVPIYETSSAEQVQFVLSDSGTVVAFGETEAHTRRIEQLRDQLPQLRAVHTIEGPGSAAIDDLAAAGRDVDPEAVAQRLAAIKSADAATLIYTSGTTGRPKGCQLTHSNLLYEIRGTKECFPDHLTKGEKLLVFLPLAHVLARALTLGAFTSGVTLGFTSDIKNLVPMFGVFKPTLVVSVPRVFEKVYNTAELNAENSGKGKIFLAAAETAIQWSRAQDTGGPGLLLRLKHALFDRLVYGKLRAALGGNCHAAISGGAPLGARLGHFYRGVGLSIYEGYGLTETSAAITVNRVGDLKVGSVGRLVPGNSMRLGEDGELLVKGGVVFNGYWGNEAETAAVFTDGWFHTGDLGSIDDDGFVTIVGRKKEIIVTAGGKNVAPALLEDRLRAHPLISQAMCVGDEKPFVAALITIDPEAFPGWKERHGKDDGATVGDLAKDPDLLSEIELAVKETNDAVSKAEQIRKFTVLPVDFTEDTGELTPTMKVKRKVVAEKFAADIEALYAKN; encoded by the coding sequence GTGCGCGAGTACAGCGTCCCCGCTTCCTTCACCGTCGAAGAGCACGACAACGTCGCCAGTGCGGTGTACGCCCACGAACGGGAGAATCCCGACCACGTCATCTTCCAGCGCCTGGTCGACGGCACCTGGCAGGACGTCACGTGCCGGCAGGCCGCCCAGCAGATCCGGGCGGTGGCGCAGGGGCTCATCGCCCAGGGTGTCGAACCCGGCGACCGGGTCGCGATCCTGTCGGCCACCCGCTACGAATGGCCGATCATCGACTTCGCCATCCTCTCGGTGGGCGCGGTGACCGTGCCGATCTATGAGACCAGTTCGGCCGAGCAGGTGCAGTTCGTGCTGTCCGACTCCGGCACGGTGGTGGCATTCGGCGAGACCGAGGCCCACACCCGCCGCATCGAGCAACTGCGTGACCAGCTGCCGCAGCTGCGGGCCGTCCACACCATCGAGGGGCCTGGTAGCGCGGCGATCGACGACCTCGCTGCGGCGGGCCGTGACGTCGACCCCGAGGCCGTAGCCCAGCGGTTGGCGGCCATCAAGTCCGCCGACGCAGCCACGTTGATCTACACCTCCGGAACGACTGGACGCCCCAAAGGTTGCCAGCTGACCCATTCCAACCTGCTCTACGAGATTCGCGGCACCAAAGAGTGCTTTCCCGATCACCTGACCAAAGGCGAGAAGCTGCTGGTATTCCTGCCTTTGGCACACGTACTGGCACGGGCTCTGACCCTTGGCGCGTTCACCAGCGGCGTCACTCTCGGCTTCACCAGCGACATCAAGAACCTGGTGCCGATGTTCGGGGTGTTCAAGCCGACGCTGGTGGTGTCGGTACCGCGGGTGTTCGAGAAGGTCTACAACACCGCGGAGTTGAACGCCGAGAACAGCGGCAAAGGCAAAATCTTCCTGGCTGCGGCCGAAACGGCCATCCAGTGGAGCCGGGCACAGGACACCGGCGGGCCGGGCTTGTTGCTGCGGCTCAAGCACGCGCTGTTCGACCGGCTTGTCTACGGGAAGCTGCGCGCGGCGCTCGGCGGCAACTGCCATGCGGCGATCTCCGGTGGCGCACCGCTGGGCGCCCGGCTGGGCCACTTCTACCGCGGTGTCGGTCTGTCCATCTACGAGGGCTACGGCCTGACCGAGACCAGCGCGGCGATCACCGTCAACCGGGTCGGCGACCTCAAGGTCGGCTCGGTCGGCCGACTCGTCCCCGGCAACAGCATGCGGCTGGGTGAGGACGGCGAGCTGCTGGTCAAAGGCGGCGTGGTGTTCAACGGCTACTGGGGCAACGAGGCCGAAACCGCTGCGGTGTTCACCGACGGCTGGTTCCACACCGGCGACCTGGGAAGTATCGACGATGACGGTTTCGTGACCATCGTCGGCCGGAAGAAGGAGATCATCGTGACCGCCGGCGGTAAGAATGTCGCGCCGGCGCTCCTCGAAGACCGTCTGCGCGCCCACCCGCTGATCAGTCAGGCGATGTGCGTCGGCGACGAGAAGCCGTTCGTCGCGGCGCTGATCACGATCGACCCAGAAGCCTTCCCCGGCTGGAAGGAGCGACACGGCAAGGATGACGGCGCCACGGTCGGTGACCTGGCCAAGGACCCTGATCTGCTCAGCGAGATCGAGCTGGCGGTCAAGGAAACCAACGACGCCGTGTCCAAGGCCGAGCAGATCCGCAAATTCACCGTTCTGCCGGTCGACTTCACCGAGGACACCGGTGAGCTGACCCCGACGATGAAGGTCAAGCGCAAGGTCGTCGCCGAGAAGTTCGCCGCCGACATCGAGGCGCTCTACGCCAAGAACTGA
- a CDS encoding glycosyltransferase family 4 protein yields the protein MSRVLLVTNDYPPRPGGIQAYLEALVTQLVDTGQHALTVYAPTWKGAPDYDARAAADGYQVIRHPTTLMVPEPTVALRMRRMIEQHRIDTVWFGAAAPLALLSPLARSAGARRVIASTHGHEVGWSMLPLARNALRRIGNSADVITYISYYTRSRFASAFGPHAALEHVPPGVDAARFAPDEVARARLRARYGLGQRPVVVCVSRLVPRKGQDMLIRAFPAIRQRVPGAALVIVGGGPHRTSLRRLAHGFGVAEQVIFTDGVPADELPAHHAMADVFAMPCRTRGGGLDVEGLGIVYLEASATGVPVVAGRSGGAPETVLDGKTGTVVDGWDVGAIAAAVGDLLAEPRRASAMGAAGRQWVLDNWQWHRQAQRLARLL from the coding sequence GTGAGTCGTGTCCTGCTCGTCACCAATGACTATCCGCCTCGGCCCGGCGGAATTCAGGCGTACCTGGAAGCGCTGGTGACCCAACTGGTCGACACGGGTCAGCACGCTCTGACCGTGTACGCGCCCACGTGGAAGGGCGCCCCGGACTACGACGCCAGGGCGGCCGCAGACGGATATCAGGTCATCCGGCACCCCACCACGCTGATGGTGCCCGAACCGACGGTGGCGCTGCGGATGCGGCGGATGATCGAGCAGCACCGCATCGACACCGTGTGGTTCGGCGCCGCCGCCCCGCTGGCACTGCTCTCGCCGTTGGCCCGCTCCGCAGGCGCTCGGCGGGTGATCGCCAGCACCCACGGTCACGAAGTGGGTTGGTCGATGCTGCCGCTAGCCCGTAATGCGTTGCGGCGCATCGGAAACAGCGCTGACGTCATCACCTACATCAGTTACTACACGCGCAGCCGCTTCGCATCGGCGTTCGGGCCGCACGCGGCACTCGAGCACGTCCCACCCGGGGTGGACGCCGCCCGTTTCGCCCCCGACGAGGTGGCCCGGGCACGGTTACGGGCACGGTACGGGCTCGGGCAGCGCCCGGTCGTGGTCTGCGTATCGCGGCTGGTGCCCCGCAAAGGCCAGGACATGTTGATTCGGGCGTTTCCGGCGATTCGACAGCGGGTGCCCGGGGCCGCACTGGTCATTGTCGGCGGCGGGCCGCACCGGACCTCGCTGCGCAGGCTGGCCCATGGCTTCGGGGTTGCCGAGCAGGTGATCTTCACCGACGGTGTGCCCGCCGACGAGCTCCCGGCCCATCACGCGATGGCCGATGTATTCGCGATGCCGTGCCGCACCCGCGGTGGCGGCCTGGACGTCGAAGGCCTGGGCATCGTCTATCTGGAGGCTTCCGCGACCGGTGTGCCGGTGGTGGCAGGCCGTTCGGGCGGAGCTCCCGAGACGGTGCTCGACGGCAAGACCGGAACCGTGGTCGATGGCTGGGACGTCGGTGCCATCGCCGCGGCGGTGGGCGATCTTCTGGCCGAACCTCGCCGCGCCTCCGCGATGGGCGCGGCGGGCCGGCAGTGGGTGCTCGACAACTGGCAATGGCATCGCCAGGCGCAGCGGCTGGCGCGACTGCTCTAG
- a CDS encoding protein kinase domain-containing protein, producing MCAVETYQPADALTGSVLDGRYRVDGLIATGGMSGVYRGLDLRLDRPVAVKIMDSRYAGDDHFLTRFQREARAVARLKHPGLVAVYDQGVDGRHPFLVMELVEGGTLRELLRERGPMPPHAVAATLRPVLGGLAVAHRAGLVHRDIKPENVLISDDGDVKIADFGLVRAVAEAKITSTSVILGTAAYLAPEQVATGETDARGDVYAVGVLVFELLTGRTPFAGDTPLAVAYQRLEHDVVAPSTVISGVPRQFDDIVACATSRDPEHRFGDAAEMAEQLDVIARELALPEFRVPAPRNSALHRSDTVPGDRATAINAPDDDADISAARPGDGQTRAFSRAELPPQDLDDDPEYQPLTGQFAGIELSEFYWARQRAKRMLLFWVIAVITLAGLAAAGAWTLGTNLPNLL from the coding sequence ATATGTGCGGTGGAGACCTACCAGCCTGCAGACGCCCTCACCGGCTCTGTACTGGACGGCCGCTACCGGGTCGACGGGCTGATCGCCACCGGTGGTATGTCCGGGGTGTACCGCGGGCTGGACCTGCGTCTCGACCGCCCCGTCGCGGTGAAGATCATGGACTCCCGCTACGCCGGCGACGACCACTTCCTGACCCGGTTCCAGCGGGAGGCTCGGGCTGTCGCACGCCTCAAGCACCCGGGTTTGGTCGCGGTCTACGACCAGGGTGTCGACGGGCGTCACCCGTTTCTGGTGATGGAACTGGTAGAGGGCGGAACGCTTCGGGAACTGTTGCGTGAGCGTGGGCCGATGCCGCCGCACGCGGTCGCCGCGACGCTTCGGCCGGTGCTCGGCGGTCTGGCCGTGGCTCACCGCGCCGGTTTGGTACACCGCGACATCAAACCGGAGAACGTACTGATCAGCGACGACGGCGATGTCAAGATCGCCGACTTCGGGCTGGTCCGCGCAGTCGCCGAGGCGAAGATCACCTCGACCAGCGTCATCCTCGGCACCGCGGCGTATCTGGCGCCCGAACAGGTCGCCACCGGCGAGACCGACGCGCGCGGCGACGTCTACGCAGTCGGCGTTCTGGTCTTCGAGTTGCTGACCGGCCGCACCCCGTTCGCCGGGGACACCCCGCTGGCGGTGGCCTACCAGCGTCTTGAGCACGACGTGGTTGCTCCGAGCACGGTGATCAGCGGTGTGCCAAGGCAGTTCGACGACATCGTGGCGTGCGCGACATCCCGCGACCCGGAACACCGCTTCGGCGATGCGGCCGAAATGGCCGAACAACTCGACGTGATCGCGCGCGAACTCGCACTACCAGAGTTTCGGGTGCCGGCGCCGCGGAACTCCGCACTGCACCGCTCCGATACCGTGCCCGGCGACCGCGCCACCGCGATTAACGCGCCCGACGACGATGCCGACATCAGCGCCGCGCGGCCCGGCGACGGTCAGACTCGTGCGTTCAGCCGAGCCGAGCTGCCGCCGCAGGATCTCGATGATGACCCCGAATATCAGCCTTTGACAGGGCAATTCGCCGGCATCGAGCTCTCGGAGTTCTATTGGGCCCGGCAGCGCGCCAAGCGCATGCTGTTGTTCTGGGTGATCGCGGTGATCACCCTGGCGGGGCTGGCCGCCGCGGGAGCCTGGACGCTGGGCACCAACCTGCCCAACTTGCTCTAA
- a CDS encoding Rv2175c family DNA-binding protein: MSSIPTAEDVLDPDEAVYQLSEVARMMGIPLSKVHQHLREGHLVAVRRGKDVVVPKIFFDDSGQVVKSLTGLLVVLHDGGYRETEIMRWLFTPDPSLTIRRDGSTEEVANARPADALHSHQAREVIRRAQAMAY, encoded by the coding sequence ATGAGCAGCATTCCGACTGCCGAGGACGTGCTGGACCCTGACGAGGCCGTCTACCAACTCAGCGAGGTGGCCCGCATGATGGGCATCCCGCTGTCGAAGGTGCATCAGCATCTGCGTGAAGGCCATCTGGTGGCGGTGCGGCGCGGTAAAGACGTTGTGGTCCCGAAGATCTTCTTCGATGACAGCGGGCAGGTGGTCAAGAGCCTGACCGGGTTGCTCGTGGTGTTGCACGACGGCGGCTACCGGGAGACCGAGATCATGCGCTGGTTGTTCACCCCGGATCCGTCGTTGACGATTCGGCGCGACGGCTCCACCGAAGAGGTGGCCAACGCCCGTCCGGCCGATGCGTTGCATTCTCACCAGGCCCGTGAGGTCATTCGTCGCGCGCAGGCTATGGCCTACTGA
- a CDS encoding class II 3-deoxy-7-phosphoheptulonate synthase, which produces MNWTVDVPIDQLPALPPLPEDLRQRLDAALAKPAVQQPSWDAGQAAAMRTVLESVPPVTVPSEIERLKSQLAAVARGEAFLLQGGDCAETFVDNTEPHIRANIRTLLQMAVVLTYGASMPVVKVARIAGQYAKPRSSDIDALGLKSYRGDMINGFAPDAAVREHDPSRLVRAYANASAAMNLVRALTSSGLASLHLVHDWNREFVRTSPAGARYEALAGEIDRALNFMSACGVNDRNLDTAEIYASHEALVLDYERAMLRLAEKDPAAQDAPAKLYDLSAHYVWIGERTRQLDGAHIAFAEVIANPIGVKIGPTTSPELAVEYVERLDPHNVAGRLTLVSRMGNHKVRDVLPPIIEKVQASGHQVIWQCDPMHGNTHESSTGYKTRHFDRIVDEVQGFFEVHHALGTHPGGIHVEITGENVTECLGGAQDISDTDLAGRYETACDPRLNTQQSLELAFLVAEMLRG; this is translated from the coding sequence GTGAACTGGACCGTCGACGTACCCATCGACCAGCTACCTGCGCTTCCGCCGCTGCCGGAGGACCTGCGCCAACGGTTGGACGCTGCGCTGGCCAAGCCCGCCGTGCAGCAGCCGAGCTGGGATGCCGGTCAGGCGGCCGCGATGCGCACTGTGCTCGAGAGCGTGCCTCCGGTCACCGTGCCCTCGGAGATAGAACGGCTCAAGTCCCAGCTGGCCGCAGTTGCCCGCGGCGAGGCGTTCCTGCTGCAGGGCGGGGATTGCGCCGAGACATTCGTCGACAACACCGAACCCCACATCCGCGCCAACATCCGCACGCTGTTGCAGATGGCGGTGGTGCTGACCTACGGCGCCAGCATGCCGGTGGTCAAGGTTGCCCGGATCGCCGGCCAGTACGCCAAGCCGCGGTCCAGCGATATCGACGCGCTGGGCCTGAAGTCCTATCGCGGCGACATGATCAATGGGTTCGCCCCCGACGCCGCGGTTCGCGAACATGATCCGTCCCGACTGGTTCGCGCCTACGCCAATGCCAGCGCGGCGATGAACCTGGTCCGCGCGCTGACCTCCTCGGGACTGGCATCGCTGCATCTGGTGCATGACTGGAACCGCGAGTTCGTCCGCACCTCGCCGGCCGGCGCGCGCTACGAGGCGCTCGCCGGTGAGATCGATCGGGCGCTGAACTTCATGAGCGCCTGTGGCGTCAACGATCGCAACCTCGACACCGCCGAGATCTACGCCAGCCACGAGGCGTTGGTGCTGGACTACGAGCGGGCGATGCTGCGCCTGGCCGAGAAAGATCCAGCCGCGCAGGACGCACCCGCGAAGCTCTACGACCTCTCTGCCCACTATGTGTGGATCGGGGAGCGCACCCGCCAACTCGACGGGGCCCATATCGCGTTCGCCGAGGTGATCGCCAACCCGATCGGCGTGAAGATCGGCCCCACCACGTCACCGGAGTTGGCCGTCGAGTACGTCGAACGGCTCGATCCGCACAACGTTGCCGGCCGTCTGACTCTGGTCAGCAGGATGGGTAACCACAAGGTGCGCGACGTGCTCCCGCCGATCATCGAGAAGGTGCAGGCCTCCGGGCATCAGGTGATCTGGCAGTGCGATCCCATGCACGGCAACACCCATGAGTCGTCGACCGGGTACAAGACGCGTCACTTCGACCGCATCGTCGATGAGGTGCAGGGCTTCTTCGAGGTGCATCATGCGCTGGGCACCCATCCCGGTGGCATCCACGTCGAGATCACCGGCGAGAACGTCACCGAATGCCTGGGCGGTGCGCAGGACATCTCTGACACCGACTTGGCCGGTCGTTACGAGACAGCCTGTGATCCGCGGCTGAACACCCAGCAGTCGCTGGAGCTCGCGTTCTTGGTCGCGGAGATGCTCCGCGGTTAG